In Kangiella koreensis DSM 16069, a single window of DNA contains:
- a CDS encoding D-alanine--D-alanine ligase: protein MSIDKFGKVVVLYGGNSAEKEISLRSGKAVYNALLNVGIDAVLIDPEAEGLAAIQASNCDRVWNALHGRGGEDGVIQAHLQLLGLPYTGSGVMASAIAMDKLRTKLIWQAMSYPVAKHRMLNTGVLTIEQAEDVLADMNDCVMVKPIREGSSVGMAKADNAKALVEAVENAKQYDREVMLEQWIDGEEYTVSILNGKALPSIRVKTPNTFYDFQAKYQSQSTEYVCPSGLNDEDEAELAELSQAAFYALGCEGWGRVDLMRERSTGNWLLLEVNTVPGMTETSLVPKAAKQSGMSFDELVVAVLETSFVERH from the coding sequence ATGAGTATCGATAAATTCGGCAAAGTCGTAGTTCTTTATGGTGGCAACTCTGCGGAAAAAGAAATTTCATTGCGCAGCGGAAAGGCAGTCTATAACGCTTTATTAAATGTGGGTATCGATGCAGTTCTGATTGACCCAGAAGCTGAAGGTCTGGCCGCAATTCAAGCTAGCAACTGCGACCGTGTCTGGAATGCTTTGCATGGTCGTGGTGGTGAAGATGGTGTCATTCAAGCGCATCTACAATTACTCGGCCTACCTTACACCGGAAGTGGTGTGATGGCTTCTGCGATTGCAATGGATAAATTACGAACCAAGTTGATTTGGCAAGCAATGAGTTACCCCGTTGCAAAGCATCGCATGCTTAATACTGGCGTATTAACTATCGAGCAGGCAGAAGATGTTCTTGCTGACATGAATGATTGCGTAATGGTTAAACCGATACGAGAGGGTTCCAGTGTCGGCATGGCAAAAGCGGATAATGCAAAAGCTTTAGTCGAAGCCGTAGAAAATGCTAAACAATATGATCGTGAAGTGATGCTAGAACAATGGATTGATGGCGAGGAATACACGGTTAGTATTTTGAATGGTAAAGCCTTACCAAGCATTCGCGTTAAAACACCGAATACCTTTTATGACTTTCAGGCGAAATATCAAAGTCAATCGACGGAATACGTATGCCCAAGTGGCTTGAATGATGAAGACGAAGCTGAGTTGGCAGAGTTATCACAAGCAGCATTTTATGCGCTGGGTTGCGAAGGCTGGGGGCGTGTAGATTTAATGCGCGAACGTAGCACTGGCAACTGGCTTTTATTGGAAGTGAATACGGTGCCAGGTATGACCGAAACCTCATTGGTACCAAAAGCTGCAAAGCAATCTGGCATGAGTTTTGACGAGTTAGTAGTTGCGGTATTAGAAACCAGTTTCGTTGAAAGACATTA
- the murC gene encoding UDP-N-acetylmuramate--L-alanine ligase, with protein MSNGINPNSPLIQQVPEMRRIRRVHFIGIGGAGMSGIAEVLLNLGYEVSGSDMRESKVTERLKNLGAKIFIGHRSENINEVNVVVASTAIPKNNPELEAAREHRVPVVPRAEMLAELMRFRHGVAVAGTHGKTTTTSLIASIFAEGGLDPTFVIGGLLNSAGSNARLGTSRFFIAEADESDASFLHIQPMVAVVTNIEADHMDTYGGDFKNLENNFIDFLHNLPFYGLAVMCIDDKTVQEIMPRVTRPTVTYGFSEDADVRAVDFTQSGTKSHFKVIRRDYDGELEITLNLPGRHNVQNALAAIAVATEDGVSDQAIQKALSEFGGIGRRFQMYGDFKVDGKTITLMDDYGHHPSEVMATIEAMRRSWPERRLVMVYQPHRYSRTRDLYEDFSKVLSEVDALLLLEVYAAGEEPIPGADSRSLCRSIRQRGKIEPIHVEKIAQLPELLSNILQDGDVVVTQGAGNVGALAPAWAEVKMDLRQLKAEAES; from the coding sequence ATGAGTAATGGCATTAATCCTAACAGTCCTTTAATACAGCAAGTGCCAGAGATGCGTCGAATTCGCCGTGTCCACTTTATTGGTATTGGTGGTGCAGGGATGAGCGGAATTGCCGAAGTGTTGCTTAATCTGGGGTATGAAGTTTCAGGCTCGGATATGCGTGAGAGCAAAGTGACAGAGCGTCTCAAAAACTTAGGTGCCAAAATTTTCATTGGCCATCGAAGTGAAAACATAAATGAAGTCAATGTGGTGGTTGCTTCTACTGCAATTCCAAAAAATAACCCTGAATTAGAAGCGGCCCGTGAGCATCGCGTGCCAGTAGTTCCTCGTGCGGAGATGCTAGCAGAGTTAATGCGTTTCAGACACGGTGTGGCTGTTGCCGGTACTCATGGCAAAACTACAACCACCAGTTTAATCGCCAGTATTTTTGCCGAAGGTGGATTAGACCCAACTTTTGTTATCGGTGGCTTGCTTAATAGCGCTGGTAGTAATGCACGGCTGGGGACTAGCCGATTCTTTATTGCTGAAGCTGACGAAAGTGATGCTTCATTCTTGCATATCCAGCCAATGGTTGCTGTGGTCACTAATATCGAAGCTGATCACATGGATACTTACGGCGGTGACTTTAAAAATTTGGAAAACAACTTTATCGATTTCTTGCACAACCTACCTTTTTACGGATTGGCTGTGATGTGTATTGATGACAAAACGGTACAAGAAATCATGCCAAGAGTAACGCGACCAACAGTAACTTATGGTTTTAGTGAAGATGCTGATGTGCGCGCGGTTGATTTCACTCAGTCAGGTACCAAAAGCCACTTTAAGGTCATTCGTCGGGACTATGACGGAGAGTTAGAAATTACGTTAAATTTACCAGGTCGACACAATGTGCAAAATGCTTTAGCCGCAATTGCTGTTGCTACAGAAGATGGTGTATCAGACCAGGCCATTCAGAAAGCTTTGTCTGAATTTGGTGGTATTGGTCGCCGCTTCCAGATGTACGGTGATTTTAAAGTCGATGGTAAAACAATCACGCTAATGGATGACTACGGTCATCATCCGAGTGAAGTTATGGCGACTATTGAAGCCATGCGTCGTAGCTGGCCGGAGCGTCGCTTGGTCATGGTTTATCAACCTCATCGTTACAGCAGAACAAGAGATTTGTATGAAGACTTCAGTAAAGTGTTGTCTGAAGTGGATGCATTGTTGTTGCTTGAGGTTTACGCCGCAGGTGAAGAACCGATACCGGGTGCTGATAGCCGTTCATTGTGCCGTAGCATACGTCAGCGCGGGAAAATAGAACCGATTCATGTTGAAAAAATAGCACAGCTACCTGAGCTGTTAAGCAATATTTTACAGGATGGTGATGTGGTTGTGACTCAAGGAGCCGGTAATGTTGGAGCGTTGGCACCTGCATGGGCTGAAGTCAAAATGGACTTGAGACAATTAAAAGCGGAGGCCGAGTCATGA